Proteins from a single region of Corylus avellana chromosome ca11, CavTom2PMs-1.0:
- the LOC132166729 gene encoding uncharacterized protein LOC132166729 isoform X2 — protein MEKIPEPSSKGKKRQRDQEDSESQTQSIDLDQTLSLEESLTFSDTLVALRIMRAQFPRIEKVSVQPFILRSQLYSSVEDRTQVDRELEIERVVKRLEEKKQGDLEVFKWFRTHVIDSKLEPSIGHQELHTLLSLGGKVMDGHISLLINAGLLTRQLIDPNMYWFIIPNVGSVLKGLSQGRKEVLSLLNRKRYKEMMLASMEKKRLRFSPLDMRFHLRDLIGSGHLKTVQTSTGLVVRVAKD, from the exons ATGGAGAAGATCCCGGAACCTTCATCCAAAGGAAAGAAACGCCAGCGAGACCAAGAGGATTCCGAATCCCAAACACAAAGTATCGATCTCGATCAAACTCTATCACTAG AGGAAAGCCTTACCTTTAGCGACACACTGGTGGCGCTTCGCATAATGCGAGCTCAATTCCCGCGCATTGAGAAG GTCTCAGTTCAGCCCTTTATTTTAAGGTCACAATTGTACAGCAGTGTAGAGGACAGAACACAAGTGGATAGGGAGTTAGAG ATAGAACGTGTTGTGAAAAgattggaagaaaagaagcaggGTGATCTTGAAGTGTTTAAGTGGTTTAGAACACATGTTATTGATTCCAAGCTGGAACCTAGTATAGGACATCAAGAGCTT CATACACTCTTATCACTTGGGGGAAAGGTTATGGATGGACACATCTCCCTTTTAATCAATGCTGGCCTTCTT ACACGCCAGCTTATTGATCCGAACATGTACTGGTTCATAATTCCAAATGTTGGTTCAGTACTCAAGGGTCTCTCTCAG GGAAGAAAGGAAGTTCTTTCTCTTCTAAACCGCAAGAGATACAAAGAGATGATGTTGGCCTCTATGGAGAAAAAGCGTCTCCGGTTCTCTCCACTCGACATGAGATTCCATCTCCGTGATCTGATCGGCTCAGGTCACCTCAAAACAGTCCAGACATCAACTGGATTAGTTGTTCGAGTTGCAAAAGATTAA
- the LOC132166729 gene encoding uncharacterized protein LOC132166729 isoform X1: MEKIPEPSSKGKKRQRDQEDSESQTQSIDLDQTLSLEESLTFSDTLVALRIMRAQFPRIEKVSVQPFILRSQLYSSVEDRTQVDRELESLRRDKIVRIFKLNTGQDDHAIMFLDDYLNQIERVVKRLEEKKQGDLEVFKWFRTHVIDSKLEPSIGHQELHTLLSLGGKVMDGHISLLINAGLLTRQLIDPNMYWFIIPNVGSVLKGLSQGRKEVLSLLNRKRYKEMMLASMEKKRLRFSPLDMRFHLRDLIGSGHLKTVQTSTGLVVRVAKD, encoded by the exons ATGGAGAAGATCCCGGAACCTTCATCCAAAGGAAAGAAACGCCAGCGAGACCAAGAGGATTCCGAATCCCAAACACAAAGTATCGATCTCGATCAAACTCTATCACTAG AGGAAAGCCTTACCTTTAGCGACACACTGGTGGCGCTTCGCATAATGCGAGCTCAATTCCCGCGCATTGAGAAG GTCTCAGTTCAGCCCTTTATTTTAAGGTCACAATTGTACAGCAGTGTAGAGGACAGAACACAAGTGGATAGGGAGTTAGAG TCattaagaagagataaaatagtgcgcattttcaaattaaatactGGACAAGATGATCATGCTATAATGTTTTTGGATGACTATCTAAACCAG ATAGAACGTGTTGTGAAAAgattggaagaaaagaagcaggGTGATCTTGAAGTGTTTAAGTGGTTTAGAACACATGTTATTGATTCCAAGCTGGAACCTAGTATAGGACATCAAGAGCTT CATACACTCTTATCACTTGGGGGAAAGGTTATGGATGGACACATCTCCCTTTTAATCAATGCTGGCCTTCTT ACACGCCAGCTTATTGATCCGAACATGTACTGGTTCATAATTCCAAATGTTGGTTCAGTACTCAAGGGTCTCTCTCAG GGAAGAAAGGAAGTTCTTTCTCTTCTAAACCGCAAGAGATACAAAGAGATGATGTTGGCCTCTATGGAGAAAAAGCGTCTCCGGTTCTCTCCACTCGACATGAGATTCCATCTCCGTGATCTGATCGGCTCAGGTCACCTCAAAACAGTCCAGACATCAACTGGATTAGTTGTTCGAGTTGCAAAAGATTAA
- the LOC132165578 gene encoding probable methyltransferase PMT8 has translation MMRGRSHGNQKNPLVIAVVVLVIFCGFLYIYSRKDGSSALAYGTNSLKKIGSSYWGGDEDAGEAGVVLKSIPVCDGRLSELIPCLDRNLIYQTRLKLDLALMEHYERHCPVPERRYNCLIPPPPGYKIPVRWPKSRDEVWKANIPHTHLATEKSDQNWMVVKGEKIAFPGGGTHFHYGADKYIALIANMLKFPKNKLNNEGRIRTVLDVGCGVASFGGYLLSSDIIAMSLAPNDVHQNQIQFALERGIPAYLGVLGTKRLPYPSRSFEFAHCSRCRIDWLQRDGILLLELDRLLRPGGYFAYSSPEAYAQDEEDLRIWGEMSALVERMCWKIAAKMNQTVIWVKPLTNDCYLGRKSGTHPPLCRSDDDPDAVWDVHMKACITPYSDQIQRARGSGLAPWPARLTTPTPRLADFGYSDETFEKDTEVWQQRVENYWNLLGSKIKSDTLRNLMDMKANMGSFAAALKNKDVWVMNVVPEDGPNTLKIVYDRGLIGTVHNWCEAFSTYPRTYDLLHAWTVFSDIERKGCSAEDLLIEMDRILRPKGFIIVRDKPSVVEFIKKYLQMLHWETLATADADQDSEQEEDDRVLIIQKKIWLTSESLTALE, from the exons ATGATGAGGGGAAGATCTCATGGGAACCAAAAGAATCCGTTGGTCATTGCAGTAGTAGTTTTAGTCATCTTCTGCGGTTTTCTTTACATTTATTCTCGGAAAGATGGTTCATCTGCTTTAGCGTATGGCAcaaattccttaaaaaaaattggttcttCTTATTGGGGTGGGGATGAGGATGCTGGCGAAGCTGGTGTTGTGCTAAAGAGCATTCCA GTTTGTGATGGTCGGCTTTCGGAGTTGATTCCTTGCTTAGACAGGAATCTCATATACCAGACAAGGTTGAAGCTGGATCTAGCCCTGATGGAACACTATGAGAGACACTGCCCGGTGCCGGAGAGACGCTATAATTGTCTGATTCCTCCCCCACCAGGGTACAAG ATACCAGTCAGATGGCCAAAAAGCAGAGATGAGGTATGGAAAGCAAATATACCTCATACTCACCTTGCAACTGAGAAGTCTGACCAGAACTGGATGGTTGTCAAAGGTGAAAAGATTGCCTTTCCTGGAGGAGGAACTCACTTCCATTATGGAGCTGATAAGTACATTGCATTAATTGCTAAT ATGCTCAAGtttccaaaaaacaaattaaacaatgaGGGGAGGATCCGAACAGTCCTTGATGTTGGTTGTGGAGTTGCCAGTTTTGGAGGATACCTGCTTTCCTCTGACATTATTGCAATGTCATTGGCACCGAATGATGTTCATCAAAACCAAATCCAGTTTGCCTTAGAGAGGGGAATTCCTGCATATCTTGGGGTTTTAGGGACAAAGAGACTCCCTTACCCAAGTAGATCTTTTGAATTTGCGCATTGCTCCCGCTGCCGGATTGATTGGCTTCAAAGGGATGGCATCCTTCTCCTTGAGCTGGATAGGTTACTCAGACCAGGAGGCTATTTTGCTTACTCTTCTCCTGAAGCCTATGCACAGGATGAAGAGGACCTGAGAATATGGGGAGAGATGAGTGCCCTTGTGGAACGCATGTGTTGGAAAATAGCTGCTAAAATGAACCAAACTGTAATTTGGGTGAAGCCCCTGACTAATGATTGTTACTTGGGAAGAAAATCTGGTACTCATCCTCCCCTCTGCAGATCCGATGATGATCCAGATGCTGTGTGGGATGTGCATATGAAAGCTTGCATCACACCTTACTCTGATC AAATCCAGAGAGCAAGAGGAAGTGGTTTGGCCCCTTGGCCTGCTCGATTAACGACTCCAACACCCCGTCTAGCTGATTTTGGCTATTCCGATGAAACGTTTGAAAAGGACACG GAAGTCTGGCAACAAAGAGTTGAAAATTACTGGAATCTTTTGGGCTCGAAGATCAAGTCCGACACCCTGAGGAACTTGATGGACATGAAGGCAAACATGGGTTCATTTGCAGCTGCTCTGAAGAACAAGGATGTCTGGGTTATGAATGTGGTGCCAGAAGATGGACCTAACACTCTTAAGATAGTTTATGACAGAGGCTTGATTGGCACAGTTCACAACTG GTGTGAAGCCTTCTCAACCTACCCACGAACTTATGATCTACTTCATGCTTGGACTGTCTTCTCTGATATTGAAAGGAAAGGCTGCAGTGCTGAGGACCTATTGATTGAGATGGACCGGATACTTAGGCCTAAAGGTTTCATCATTGTCCGCGACAAACCTTCAGTTGTGGAGTTCATAAAGAAGTATCTCCAAATGTTACACTGGGAGACACTGGCTACAGCTGATGCAGACCAAGACTCCGAGCAAGAGGAGGATGATAGAGTGCTCATTATCCAAAAGAAGATCTGGCTTACAAGTGAGAGCCTCACGGCGTTGGAATAA
- the LOC132165601 gene encoding uncharacterized protein At1g03900 isoform X2, with protein sequence MSFNQQQPEEDDEEALEQTLLVVREVAVYKIPPRPTSGGYKCGEWLQSDKIWSGRLRVVSCKTRCEIRLEDPASGDLFAACFVQPGQPRESAVETVLDSSRYFVLRIEDGRGKHAFVGLGFAERNEAFDFNVALSDHEKYVRREHEKREGGGGGGEADDRDNQIDIHPAVNHRLKEGETIRISVKPKSSGGTGMLSAAGLAGGLSGTAKPKALSLAPPPSGAGKIRSPLPPPPNDHVPARMTSASHHGDGLKGPKENVRHSNDPLSDLSPLEDSSVG encoded by the exons ATGTCGTTTAACCAGCAACAGCCAGAGGAGGACGACGAAGAGGCCCTGGAACAGACCCTCCTTGTGGTCCGCGAGGTCGCCGTATACAAAATCCCTCCCCGCCCCACCTCCGGCGGGTACAAGTGCGGCGAGTGGCTCCAGTCCGATAAGATCTGGTCCGGCAGGCTACGGGTCGTATCATGCAAAACCCGGTGCGAGATCCGGCTCGAGGACCCGGCCTCCGGGGACCTCTTCGCCGCCTGTTTCGTGCAGCCGGGCCAGCCCCGCGAGAGCGCCGTGGAGACCGTATTGGACTCGTCGCGCTACTTCGTGCTCCGGATCGAGGACGGCCGGGGCAAGCACGCCTTCGTGGGGCTCGGCTTCGCGGAGCGCAACGAGGCGTTCGACTTCAATGTCGCGCTCTCCGACCATGAGAAGTACGTGAGGAGGGAGCACGAGAAGAGGGAgggtggcggtggtggtgggGAGGCCGATGATAGAGATAACCAAATTGATATTCATCCCGCTGTGAATCATAGATTGAAG GAAGGTGAAACGATCCGGATAAGTGTGAAGCCCAAATCATCTGGTGGAACTGGTATGCTCTCAGCTGCTGGTCTAGCAGGAGGGCTTTCTGGAACTGCAAAGCCTAAAGCTTTGAGCCTTGCCCCGCCACCCAGTGGGGCAGGAAAAATCAGGTCTCCACTCCCTCCTCCTCCAAATGATCACGTGCCTGCTCGGATGACCTCTGCCAGCCACCATGGTGATGGTCTCAAGGGGCCTAAGGAAAATGTGAGGCATTCTAATGACCCTTTGTCAGACCTTTCTCCACTTGAG
- the LOC132165601 gene encoding uncharacterized protein At1g03900 isoform X1, whose protein sequence is MSFNQQQPEEDDEEALEQTLLVVREVAVYKIPPRPTSGGYKCGEWLQSDKIWSGRLRVVSCKTRCEIRLEDPASGDLFAACFVQPGQPRESAVETVLDSSRYFVLRIEDGRGKHAFVGLGFAERNEAFDFNVALSDHEKYVRREHEKREGGGGGGEADDRDNQIDIHPAVNHRLKEGETIRISVKPKSSGGTGMLSAAGLAGGLSGTAKPKALSLAPPPSGAGKIRSPLPPPPNDHVPARMTSASHHGDGLKGPKENVRHSNDPLSDLSPLERNLPSATGSGSAKTTASGWAAF, encoded by the exons ATGTCGTTTAACCAGCAACAGCCAGAGGAGGACGACGAAGAGGCCCTGGAACAGACCCTCCTTGTGGTCCGCGAGGTCGCCGTATACAAAATCCCTCCCCGCCCCACCTCCGGCGGGTACAAGTGCGGCGAGTGGCTCCAGTCCGATAAGATCTGGTCCGGCAGGCTACGGGTCGTATCATGCAAAACCCGGTGCGAGATCCGGCTCGAGGACCCGGCCTCCGGGGACCTCTTCGCCGCCTGTTTCGTGCAGCCGGGCCAGCCCCGCGAGAGCGCCGTGGAGACCGTATTGGACTCGTCGCGCTACTTCGTGCTCCGGATCGAGGACGGCCGGGGCAAGCACGCCTTCGTGGGGCTCGGCTTCGCGGAGCGCAACGAGGCGTTCGACTTCAATGTCGCGCTCTCCGACCATGAGAAGTACGTGAGGAGGGAGCACGAGAAGAGGGAgggtggcggtggtggtgggGAGGCCGATGATAGAGATAACCAAATTGATATTCATCCCGCTGTGAATCATAGATTGAAG GAAGGTGAAACGATCCGGATAAGTGTGAAGCCCAAATCATCTGGTGGAACTGGTATGCTCTCAGCTGCTGGTCTAGCAGGAGGGCTTTCTGGAACTGCAAAGCCTAAAGCTTTGAGCCTTGCCCCGCCACCCAGTGGGGCAGGAAAAATCAGGTCTCCACTCCCTCCTCCTCCAAATGATCACGTGCCTGCTCGGATGACCTCTGCCAGCCACCATGGTGATGGTCTCAAGGGGCCTAAGGAAAATGTGAGGCATTCTAATGACCCTTTGTCAGACCTTTCTCCACTTGAG